A stretch of Myxococcus hansupus DNA encodes these proteins:
- a CDS encoding DUF2381 family protein, which produces MFPPGSLLMTAVVLLLGTAALAQTPDAKRWRRIERTVDLSAGTGEPIQRLRVAPGVVTTVLLDSDAVLEGEPHEPLQGLFHRLDFAGKHLLLKPAVVMPASGVPPLVLRFTDEAAPRRLVLELSTEASVVDAVVEVRRRPATVEQLEAELVALRERNAVLEARLASARRTVPQQGLVGAILSDAIASSGVVVHWLEDKASETGLKVHRLRSYRSGAWMAFAVRLENPRSEAPWQPGIARLIHLDPSGHPTGETLEVPLLMQEPRLLPGQSAAAVIEWSAPVSPPPAYALELWDTGRRRGARWARLTP; this is translated from the coding sequence GTGTTCCCCCCTGGCTCGTTGTTGATGACGGCGGTGGTGCTCCTGCTGGGCACGGCAGCACTGGCCCAGACGCCGGACGCGAAGCGTTGGCGGCGTATTGAACGAACCGTGGACCTGAGTGCGGGCACCGGTGAGCCCATTCAACGGCTCCGGGTGGCACCTGGTGTCGTGACGACGGTGCTGCTCGACTCGGATGCCGTACTGGAAGGTGAACCGCACGAGCCCCTCCAGGGGCTGTTCCATCGCCTGGACTTCGCGGGAAAGCACCTGCTGCTCAAGCCTGCTGTCGTGATGCCCGCGAGCGGCGTGCCGCCCCTGGTGCTGCGCTTCACGGACGAAGCCGCGCCCCGGAGGCTCGTCCTGGAGCTGTCGACCGAAGCCTCCGTGGTGGACGCGGTCGTCGAAGTCCGGCGCCGTCCCGCCACCGTGGAGCAACTGGAGGCCGAGTTGGTGGCACTCCGTGAGCGCAATGCGGTGCTGGAGGCCCGGTTGGCATCAGCGCGCAGGACGGTGCCGCAACAGGGGCTCGTGGGCGCAATCCTCTCTGACGCCATCGCGTCCTCGGGGGTGGTCGTCCACTGGCTGGAAGACAAGGCCAGCGAGACCGGGCTCAAGGTCCACCGACTTCGCAGCTATCGCTCTGGTGCGTGGATGGCTTTCGCCGTGAGGCTGGAGAATCCTCGGAGTGAGGCGCCTTGGCAGCCGGGCATTGCTCGGCTGATTCACCTCGACCCGAGTGGCCACCCCACGGGAGAGACGCTGGAGGTGCCCCTGCTGATGCAGGAACCACGGCTGTTGCCCGGACAAAGCGCGGCAGCCGTCATTGAGTGGTCGGCGCCCGTGAGTCCGCCTCCAGCCTATGCGCTGGAGCTCTGGGACACAGGGCGGCGCCGTGGCGCGAGATGGGCACGACTGACGCCGTAG
- a CDS encoding SAVED domain-containing protein produces the protein MGEQSASRLEGDRYQHLLSWYELLRLLEADSPFESGHVEHPTAGSADDVTLHARPGAGVSSRYMQVKWHVDHRDTYSLSGLVTPPREGNSLLRKLLESWLALRPLGPVEIWLLSNWASAEDLGRYLHGRDHCFTDAFFVQPPRGALKKHWAEWERQLGAPAETLRAFCKDLRLRLVAGSITDVEEQVDDRMGRLGLRTGRQPRAVAVDGLREWVELGGGKKRVTPESLREVIRAWGLLASREAVPTVSLWIHGWARRAWDVPPTEELDWTAYFDRDTRTLPSEAVWRETLLPSLLAVRQRLSRRPDGALIDLRGKLPLSTVLAVGFQFPEVGGYRFRVEQPTRGETFLWRSDAKPSGRGLRVTRHDVNADAAELLVMFQMTGDARADVDRFLAERPGHFRAVLYLEPEGGPHDGAVGSAADAVEFAVQAREQLRRERNALRTTVTHLILYAPAACCLFLGQRLNAVGPVVAYERTGTGGYAPALTLQTG, from the coding sequence ATGGGAGAGCAGAGTGCGTCTCGCCTGGAAGGCGACCGCTATCAGCATCTGCTGAGCTGGTATGAGCTGCTCCGGCTGCTCGAGGCGGACAGCCCTTTTGAGTCTGGCCATGTCGAGCACCCGACGGCGGGCTCCGCGGATGACGTGACGCTGCACGCTCGGCCCGGCGCTGGCGTGTCCAGCCGCTACATGCAGGTGAAGTGGCACGTCGACCATCGGGACACGTACTCCCTCTCCGGGCTGGTGACGCCTCCCCGGGAGGGCAACTCCCTGCTGCGAAAGCTGCTGGAGAGCTGGTTGGCGCTGCGGCCCCTGGGGCCCGTCGAAATCTGGCTGTTGAGCAACTGGGCCTCGGCGGAGGACCTGGGGCGCTATCTGCATGGCAGGGACCACTGCTTCACGGACGCGTTCTTCGTGCAGCCACCGCGAGGTGCCCTGAAGAAGCACTGGGCGGAGTGGGAGCGGCAGCTCGGTGCGCCAGCGGAGACGCTGCGGGCTTTCTGCAAGGACCTCCGCTTGCGGCTCGTCGCGGGCAGCATCACCGACGTGGAGGAACAGGTGGATGACCGGATGGGGAGGCTGGGCCTGCGCACGGGCCGGCAGCCACGCGCCGTCGCGGTGGACGGGCTCCGGGAGTGGGTCGAGCTTGGGGGCGGCAAGAAGCGCGTCACCCCGGAGTCGCTGCGAGAAGTCATTCGGGCCTGGGGGCTGCTGGCCTCGCGGGAGGCTGTGCCCACCGTGAGCCTCTGGATTCATGGGTGGGCGCGGCGTGCGTGGGATGTGCCTCCCACCGAGGAGTTGGATTGGACGGCGTACTTCGACCGAGACACCCGGACGCTGCCGTCGGAGGCGGTGTGGCGGGAGACGTTGCTGCCTTCCTTGCTGGCCGTGCGTCAGCGCCTGTCGAGGCGGCCTGATGGTGCGTTGATCGACCTGCGGGGCAAGTTGCCGCTGAGCACGGTGCTGGCGGTGGGCTTCCAATTCCCGGAGGTGGGGGGCTACCGCTTCCGAGTCGAACAGCCCACGCGGGGAGAGACCTTCCTGTGGCGCTCGGACGCGAAGCCATCTGGGCGCGGGCTGCGTGTCACCCGGCACGACGTCAACGCGGATGCCGCTGAGTTGCTCGTGATGTTCCAGATGACGGGCGATGCGCGCGCGGACGTGGACCGCTTCCTGGCCGAGCGCCCCGGTCACTTTCGCGCGGTGCTCTACCTGGAGCCAGAGGGTGGGCCGCATGATGGCGCCGTGGGTTCGGCTGCGGACGCGGTTGAGTTCGCCGTCCAGGCGCGCGAGCAGCTCCGGCGAGAGCGCAACGCGCTACGAACGACGGTGACGCATCTCATTCTCTATGCCCCCGCGGCGTGTTGCCTGTTCCTGGGCCAGCGGCTCAACGCCGTGGGGCCAGTCGTGGCCTACGAGCGCACCGGGACTGGCGGCTACGCACCCGCGCTCACGTTGCAGACGGGGTGA
- the cas6 gene encoding type I-MYXAN CRISPR-associated protein Cas6/Cmx6, translating into MAFVDLLFPVQGGPVPLDHGYLLFAALSRHIPALHECADMGVFSLRGVSNTRELLYLGRGTLRLRCPVDAVGTLLPLVSAPLEVAGRRLSLGAPSLYALEPVPVLSARLVTFKHAMDEASFVVAVTRALETFGVEASLKVGRRRIVCIAGKKVVGFALELHGLSAEHSLRVQERGLGGRRHMGCGLFLPPGRVARAQSRGKAA; encoded by the coding sequence ATGGCGTTTGTTGATTTGCTGTTCCCTGTGCAAGGCGGCCCGGTTCCGCTCGACCACGGTTATCTCCTGTTCGCCGCTCTCTCTCGTCACATCCCCGCTCTGCATGAGTGTGCGGACATGGGGGTGTTCTCTCTTCGGGGCGTGAGCAACACCCGCGAGTTGCTCTACCTGGGGCGGGGCACGTTGCGCCTTCGGTGTCCCGTCGATGCCGTGGGCACATTGTTGCCGCTGGTCAGCGCACCACTGGAGGTTGCGGGACGGCGCCTGTCCCTGGGCGCTCCCTCGTTGTACGCCCTGGAGCCGGTGCCGGTGCTATCCGCGCGGCTGGTGACCTTCAAGCACGCGATGGACGAGGCTTCCTTTGTCGTGGCGGTCACCCGGGCGCTGGAGACGTTCGGCGTCGAGGCTTCGTTGAAGGTGGGCCGTCGGCGCATCGTGTGCATCGCTGGCAAGAAGGTCGTGGGCTTCGCGCTCGAACTGCATGGACTGTCCGCCGAACACTCGCTCCGCGTGCAGGAGCGCGGCTTGGGCGGCCGCCGTCACATGGGATGTGGTCTCTTCCTTCCGCCGGGCCGAGTAGCGCGCGCTCAGTCTCGAGGGAAGGCCGCGTGA
- a CDS encoding CRISPR-associated helicase/endonuclease Cas3 yields MKRLLAKTTATPDRPEGEATLLGHTALVLSSARRLLEHRGRASLLAAGLAPTWEPRLRRIALLAAALHDLGKCSEHFQSMLRRKRTEPQLVRHEALSLWLCWPGQPLSSWLLGGMDELDLCLALVSAAAHHRKFQSDAFAPDGTGAGLSLELWVHHEDFARTLKRIAEELQLSAPPVFTAPIVLRATRKEHPRDQLQSWQDDFERVVPVDSPDARLLSVCKALVLAADVAGSALPRSGEKQDWVDRQLTAPHPAEALRTVVERRLGGRLPRPFQDAVARSSAPVTLVRAGCGSGKTVAAYLWAVTRHPGRPLWLTYPTMGTATEGFRDYLHGADVDARLQHSRAEVDFDIFGLRDGADPGRGSRDQDRLDALRSWGVDAMSCTADTVLGLVQSQRQGLYAWPSLCSACVVFDEIHAYDDRLFGCLLRFLEALPGLPVLLMTASLPVARLGALRDLCERVHGRSLAVVDGPEDLETLPRYQRLDVEDPWPLVTQCLRDDGKVLWVSNTVDRCMRAAEAASSRGAHALLYHSRFRYEDRVHRHGAVVAAFAKSGCSVFASTTQVAEMSLDLSADLLVTDLAPIPALIQRLGRLNRRSTPEAPERVRPFVVLPFDGAPYSAPALRDARAWLVRLGMGELCQRDLVSAWEAHGVTEAPQRYSSTWLDGRFDTWPAPVRDGSPSLTVLLEEDARKVLAGEVRAHEVTLPMNLPPESLKWRGWPRPGRLPYPIPPAGTLDYDELRGARWRKP; encoded by the coding sequence GTGAAGCGGCTGCTGGCCAAGACGACCGCCACGCCCGACAGGCCCGAGGGCGAAGCGACGTTGCTGGGACATACCGCCCTGGTGCTGTCATCCGCGCGACGGCTCCTGGAACACCGGGGACGCGCGTCGCTCCTGGCCGCGGGATTGGCCCCGACCTGGGAGCCTCGTCTGCGGCGCATCGCCCTGCTCGCCGCTGCGCTCCATGACCTGGGCAAGTGCAGCGAGCACTTCCAGTCAATGCTCCGCCGCAAGCGCACCGAGCCGCAGTTGGTTCGACATGAAGCGCTCTCCCTGTGGCTTTGCTGGCCAGGCCAGCCTCTTTCGTCGTGGCTCCTGGGCGGGATGGATGAGCTGGACCTGTGCCTCGCACTGGTCAGCGCGGCGGCCCACCACCGCAAGTTTCAGTCAGACGCTTTCGCGCCGGATGGCACGGGGGCCGGGCTGTCGTTGGAGTTGTGGGTTCATCATGAGGACTTCGCCCGGACGTTGAAGCGAATCGCCGAGGAGCTCCAGCTCTCCGCGCCGCCGGTTTTCACCGCGCCCATCGTGCTGCGGGCCACGAGGAAGGAGCACCCGCGCGACCAGCTCCAGTCCTGGCAGGACGACTTCGAGCGCGTCGTGCCCGTGGACTCTCCGGACGCGCGGCTCCTGTCCGTGTGTAAAGCGCTGGTGCTCGCGGCGGACGTCGCTGGCTCGGCGCTTCCTCGGAGCGGCGAGAAACAGGACTGGGTGGACCGGCAGCTCACGGCCCCACACCCGGCGGAGGCGCTTCGCACCGTGGTCGAGCGCCGCCTCGGCGGTCGCTTGCCACGACCCTTCCAGGATGCGGTGGCTCGGAGCTCCGCGCCCGTGACGCTGGTGCGGGCCGGGTGTGGCAGTGGCAAGACGGTCGCCGCATACCTGTGGGCCGTGACGCGGCATCCGGGCCGTCCCCTGTGGCTCACCTATCCAACCATGGGCACGGCCACCGAGGGCTTTCGGGATTACCTCCATGGCGCCGATGTGGATGCCCGGTTGCAGCATTCGCGAGCGGAAGTGGACTTCGACATCTTCGGCCTCCGGGATGGTGCGGACCCGGGTAGGGGCTCGCGGGATCAGGACCGGCTCGACGCGCTCCGCTCATGGGGCGTTGATGCCATGAGCTGCACGGCCGATACGGTGCTCGGGCTCGTCCAGAGCCAGCGCCAGGGGCTCTATGCTTGGCCATCGCTTTGCTCTGCTTGCGTCGTCTTCGACGAAATCCATGCCTACGATGACCGGCTCTTCGGTTGCTTGTTGCGCTTCCTGGAGGCCCTCCCGGGACTCCCCGTCCTGTTGATGACGGCCAGTCTGCCTGTCGCGAGGCTCGGGGCGTTGCGTGACCTGTGCGAGCGCGTCCATGGCCGGAGCCTCGCGGTGGTCGACGGACCGGAGGACCTGGAGACGCTGCCGCGCTACCAGCGCCTCGACGTCGAGGACCCGTGGCCTCTCGTAACCCAGTGCCTGCGGGACGACGGCAAGGTGCTGTGGGTCAGCAACACCGTGGATCGCTGCATGCGGGCCGCTGAGGCGGCCTCGTCACGTGGTGCTCATGCCTTGCTGTATCACAGCCGTTTTCGCTACGAGGACCGCGTCCACCGTCATGGCGCTGTCGTCGCGGCTTTCGCGAAGAGCGGCTGCTCCGTCTTCGCATCGACGACGCAGGTGGCGGAGATGAGCCTGGACCTGTCCGCGGACCTGCTGGTCACGGACCTGGCGCCCATCCCCGCGCTCATTCAACGCCTGGGGCGTCTCAACCGTCGCAGTACGCCCGAAGCGCCGGAGCGGGTCCGTCCCTTCGTGGTGCTGCCCTTCGATGGCGCCCCCTATTCAGCACCAGCCCTGCGCGATGCACGTGCCTGGCTCGTACGTTTGGGAATGGGGGAGTTGTGTCAGCGAGACCTGGTGTCCGCGTGGGAGGCGCACGGGGTGACGGAGGCGCCGCAGCGGTACTCCAGCACCTGGTTGGACGGACGCTTCGACACCTGGCCCGCGCCGGTTCGCGACGGGAGCCCCAGCTTGACGGTGCTCCTGGAGGAGGATGCCCGGAAGGTCCTGGCGGGCGAGGTGCGTGCCCACGAAGTCACCCTGCCCATGAACCTTCCACCTGAGTCCCTCAAGTGGCGTGGCTGGCCGCGCCCTGGCCGGCTGCCGTACCCCATCCCTCCAGCGGGCACGCTGGACTACGACGAACTGCGAGGTGCGCGATGGCGAAAGCCGTGA
- the cas8a1 gene encoding type I-MYXAN CRISPR-associated Cas8a1/Cmx1, translated as MSPRKKALPAPLSISLYAPGMTPLLRAGAGGLAASLRAILLGATPSASWPSPVSLGPGTATVSPEAIHFDWGGAAPEATLKPLFEASFRVKQGFIDLPGARRPNAPEPPPELAAALHDALKVTFLQHGKSTQGGTRKRITFEVDDQPVVVESQGYASFVHQGAWQNVLEALESGSTVLASWAYPGAAERHIGVRVTKVEYTAQEALCACFALVGCVSFKLPQLRGGAFVALAPTDLVCFARLRSGLTPGRLVDVAVAGASDAVLAAQLAMKLEAKGELGKVLGAAEAVALRQMPWNAQQKIRGAVVRQDTVSEDVLNAYEVAAAALKSKLRVRKPEGKGEAGYFIATSALRAFITENLAAARPWFAGFATATTAEGRFIHDYCGRDNLGALLWDERKGLIAMHPKLKESEQWLVQSVHLALRSRFRGIYEDTKESPPATRSNRLKGERERLRLSFAGAKTPEQVRAALADLWSRAGPNRELQEHWKDILPLLGPERWRDARDLSLVALASYQGRGGDTAELEDAEASSDASELS; from the coding sequence GTGAGCCCGCGGAAGAAGGCGTTGCCTGCTCCGCTCTCCATCTCGCTGTACGCACCTGGGATGACGCCCTTGCTGCGGGCGGGCGCGGGTGGGCTGGCCGCATCCCTTCGCGCCATTCTCCTGGGCGCGACGCCGTCCGCCTCCTGGCCGTCACCGGTTTCACTGGGGCCCGGAACGGCGACGGTGTCGCCAGAGGCCATCCACTTCGATTGGGGCGGTGCGGCACCCGAGGCCACGCTCAAGCCGTTGTTCGAGGCGTCGTTCCGAGTGAAGCAAGGCTTCATCGACCTGCCCGGCGCGAGACGTCCAAACGCCCCTGAGCCGCCGCCCGAGCTGGCCGCCGCGCTTCATGACGCGCTGAAGGTGACCTTCCTCCAGCACGGCAAGTCGACGCAGGGGGGGACGCGCAAGCGCATCACCTTCGAGGTGGATGACCAGCCGGTGGTCGTGGAGTCGCAGGGGTACGCGTCCTTCGTCCATCAGGGCGCCTGGCAGAACGTGCTCGAGGCACTGGAGTCGGGGAGCACGGTGCTGGCGAGCTGGGCCTACCCAGGGGCGGCGGAGCGGCACATTGGCGTGCGGGTCACGAAGGTGGAGTACACGGCGCAGGAGGCGCTCTGTGCATGCTTCGCGCTCGTGGGGTGTGTCTCCTTCAAGCTGCCGCAGCTCCGAGGTGGTGCCTTCGTGGCGCTGGCGCCCACGGACCTAGTTTGTTTCGCGCGGCTGCGTTCCGGGCTGACGCCCGGCAGGCTCGTGGATGTCGCGGTGGCTGGGGCCTCGGACGCGGTGCTCGCGGCGCAGCTCGCGATGAAGCTGGAGGCGAAGGGGGAACTCGGCAAGGTGCTGGGCGCCGCGGAGGCGGTGGCGCTGCGGCAGATGCCGTGGAACGCACAACAGAAGATTCGCGGCGCGGTGGTACGGCAGGACACGGTGAGCGAGGACGTGCTGAACGCCTATGAGGTCGCTGCCGCCGCCTTGAAGTCCAAGCTGAGAGTGCGCAAGCCCGAGGGCAAGGGCGAGGCGGGCTACTTCATCGCGACCAGCGCGCTGCGCGCCTTCATCACCGAGAACCTCGCTGCCGCGCGCCCCTGGTTCGCGGGCTTCGCCACCGCGACGACGGCGGAGGGCCGCTTCATTCACGACTACTGCGGCCGGGACAACCTGGGCGCGTTGCTGTGGGACGAAAGGAAGGGGCTCATCGCCATGCATCCGAAGCTGAAGGAGTCCGAACAGTGGCTCGTCCAGAGCGTTCACCTCGCGCTGCGCAGCCGGTTCAGGGGCATCTACGAGGACACCAAGGAGAGTCCCCCGGCCACGCGCTCCAACAGGCTCAAAGGGGAGCGCGAACGCCTGCGGCTGAGCTTCGCGGGGGCCAAGACGCCGGAGCAGGTACGGGCGGCGCTCGCGGACCTGTGGAGCCGCGCCGGTCCCAATCGGGAACTCCAAGAGCACTGGAAGGACATCCTGCCCCTGCTTGGGCCGGAGCGGTGGCGGGATGCCCGTGACCTCTCATTGGTGGCGTTGGCCAGCTACCAAGGACGCGGAGGCGATACCGCGGAGCTGGAGGACGCGGAGGCGTCATCCGACGCGTCCGAGCTGTCCTGA
- the cas7i gene encoding type I-B CRISPR-associated protein Cas7/Cst2/DevR, which produces MSLHVFAAFVTPLGTAANNRGLTEGNITSLQKLVWNGQVHTTVSAESIRFALRRRLNEQEPCNRTYDDAARANVWKDDAFSAWAAKSKEKTYIDDDLLGFMSAEGAKQEKEKGTAKVRRAVLEVSRAVSLTPWSGDVTFNAASPGATPSAQKKGSNPVPYGTEMHATRYQYGVALTPEALRVPARAATALNQLCALGPVAGNHGRFLFDFSPESVVFRLTQEAAPRILHAFEPSSRAGGVELASLLRKVKSGDVPAKELVLGGHVVEGLSAEEREVLAGAELHTGVVAACRAACKRMEVGKK; this is translated from the coding sequence ATGAGCCTTCACGTCTTCGCCGCCTTCGTCACCCCGCTGGGAACCGCCGCCAACAACCGGGGCCTCACCGAGGGAAACATCACCAGTCTTCAGAAGCTGGTGTGGAACGGACAGGTCCACACCACTGTCTCCGCGGAGTCCATTCGCTTCGCGTTGCGGCGGCGCTTGAATGAGCAGGAGCCCTGCAACCGCACCTACGACGATGCTGCGCGCGCCAACGTGTGGAAGGACGACGCCTTCAGCGCCTGGGCCGCGAAGTCCAAGGAGAAGACGTACATCGACGACGACCTGCTGGGCTTCATGTCGGCGGAGGGGGCGAAGCAGGAGAAGGAGAAGGGGACGGCCAAGGTCCGCCGCGCGGTGTTGGAGGTGTCGCGTGCCGTGAGCCTCACGCCGTGGTCCGGGGATGTTACCTTCAACGCCGCGAGCCCGGGAGCCACGCCGTCCGCGCAGAAGAAGGGCAGCAACCCTGTTCCCTATGGCACGGAGATGCATGCGACGCGCTATCAGTATGGCGTGGCGCTGACGCCAGAGGCACTGCGAGTACCGGCGAGAGCCGCGACGGCGCTGAACCAGTTGTGTGCATTGGGGCCGGTCGCGGGGAACCACGGTCGTTTCCTCTTCGACTTCAGCCCGGAGTCGGTCGTGTTCCGGCTCACGCAGGAGGCCGCGCCTCGCATTCTTCATGCTTTCGAGCCGTCATCCCGGGCAGGGGGCGTGGAGCTCGCCTCGTTACTGCGCAAGGTGAAGAGCGGCGATGTTCCCGCGAAGGAGTTGGTCCTGGGGGGGCATGTGGTGGAGGGGCTGAGCGCCGAGGAGCGCGAGGTGCTCGCGGGCGCGGAACTCCACACGGGTGTTGTCGCCGCCTGCCGCGCGGCCTGCAAGCGGATGGAGGTGGGGAAGAAGTGA
- the cas5 gene encoding type I-MYXAN CRISPR-associated protein Cas5/Cmx5/DevS → MIAIELTVPVACWRKGRARELVETEVLPPPATCYGALLSLVGEQDRERHRGCRVTAGLLNAPGISTVLRTFWRTKNLKVAKGNEENAAPDQQQLVIDAHLVVWCDSSEEHASAESLEARVVRAMRAPGTVERAGAWSLGESTHLINDARLLPEGRPPSDCRVFLTASMGGITLPVWVDHVGTRGSRYAVGRLEAVTEAPEVQRLPRIPLVEEAA, encoded by the coding sequence GTGATCGCGATCGAGCTGACCGTGCCCGTGGCGTGCTGGCGGAAGGGCCGGGCGCGTGAGTTGGTGGAGACCGAAGTCCTTCCGCCGCCAGCGACCTGCTACGGCGCGCTGCTGTCGCTGGTCGGTGAGCAGGACCGTGAACGGCACCGGGGCTGCCGCGTGACGGCGGGGCTGTTGAACGCGCCTGGCATCAGCACGGTGCTCCGCACGTTCTGGCGGACGAAGAACCTCAAGGTCGCGAAGGGGAACGAAGAGAACGCCGCGCCAGACCAGCAGCAGCTCGTCATCGACGCGCATCTGGTGGTCTGGTGTGACAGCTCCGAGGAGCACGCCTCCGCCGAGTCGTTGGAGGCCCGTGTCGTCCGCGCGATGCGGGCACCCGGCACCGTGGAGCGTGCTGGTGCGTGGTCGTTGGGCGAGTCCACGCACCTCATCAACGACGCACGCCTGCTCCCGGAGGGGCGTCCTCCTTCGGACTGTCGCGTCTTCCTGACCGCGTCAATGGGAGGCATCACCCTGCCGGTCTGGGTGGACCATGTGGGGACTCGCGGCTCGCGCTACGCGGTGGGGCGGCTCGAGGCGGTCACGGAGGCCCCCGAGGTTCAGCGGCTTCCTCGCATTCCGCTCGTGGAAGAGGCCGCATAG
- a CDS encoding type I-MYXAN CRISPR-associated endonuclease Cas4/Cas1 — protein sequence MSTSVLSPKPANTEPSIRTHALHALAYCERLFYLEEVEELRVADAAIYAGRRLHHQLQEEGERVELELASEALGLHGRVDAVRTREGTLVVHEHKRGRHAPAPEVPGAWPSDRLQVGAYALLVEERFPGVPVECRVRYHQTETTVRFPLDAALRGEVASAVARARLLRASRERPPVTQEERKCAKCSLAPVCLPEEERQVAGEDRPRLFPEDDVRQVLHVATPGTRVGRASEELVVTPPEGEGAPSRQPGRMVSALVAHGAVQVSSQALAYCVENDIGVHWFTSGGRYLGGLGGGTGHVHRRMRQFEALRQESVSLGLARRLVAAKLEGQLRFLLRASRGDADAREVLASAVRDLRALLPKCAEAPSRDVLLGLEGAGAARYFGALPYLQGEDVDPRLRFDGRNRRPPRDRFNAVLGFLYGMVHREVDAAIRSVGLDVAFGFYHQPRGSAGPLGLDVMELFRVPLADMPLVASVNRRTWDVEADFEVTSEHVWLSKAGRAKAIELYERRKRETWKHNVLGYSLSYARLVELEVRLLEKEWTGKPGLFATFRLR from the coding sequence ATGAGCACATCCGTCTTGAGTCCGAAGCCGGCGAATACTGAGCCGTCCATCCGGACGCATGCGTTGCACGCGCTCGCGTACTGCGAACGGCTCTTCTACCTGGAGGAAGTGGAGGAGTTGCGTGTGGCGGACGCCGCCATCTACGCGGGACGGAGGCTGCACCATCAGCTCCAGGAGGAGGGCGAGCGCGTCGAACTGGAGTTGGCGAGCGAAGCCTTGGGCCTGCACGGCAGGGTGGACGCGGTGAGGACGCGAGAGGGGACCCTGGTCGTCCATGAGCACAAGCGCGGACGTCATGCGCCGGCCCCGGAGGTGCCGGGGGCCTGGCCGAGCGATCGGCTCCAGGTGGGCGCCTATGCGCTACTGGTGGAGGAGCGCTTCCCAGGTGTACCCGTGGAGTGCCGGGTCCGTTATCACCAGACGGAGACGACGGTGCGGTTCCCTCTTGATGCCGCGCTGCGGGGCGAGGTGGCGTCGGCCGTGGCCCGTGCCCGGTTGTTGCGAGCGTCGCGGGAGCGGCCACCCGTGACGCAAGAGGAGCGAAAGTGCGCGAAGTGCTCGCTCGCGCCCGTGTGTCTGCCCGAGGAGGAGCGGCAGGTCGCCGGGGAAGACCGGCCCCGGCTCTTTCCGGAGGACGACGTGCGGCAGGTGCTGCACGTGGCGACACCAGGGACTCGGGTGGGGCGTGCGTCGGAGGAACTGGTGGTGACGCCTCCGGAAGGGGAGGGGGCGCCGTCGAGACAGCCGGGGCGGATGGTCTCGGCGCTCGTCGCGCATGGCGCGGTGCAGGTGAGCTCGCAGGCGTTGGCGTACTGCGTGGAGAACGACATCGGCGTGCACTGGTTTACTTCCGGTGGTCGCTATCTGGGGGGATTGGGCGGCGGGACGGGGCATGTCCACCGGAGGATGCGCCAGTTCGAGGCGCTCCGGCAGGAGTCGGTGAGCCTGGGGCTCGCGCGTCGTCTGGTCGCGGCGAAGTTGGAGGGGCAGCTCCGCTTCTTGTTGCGTGCGTCGCGCGGAGACGCGGATGCCCGCGAGGTGCTGGCCTCGGCGGTGAGGGATCTCCGGGCGTTGCTCCCGAAGTGCGCGGAGGCGCCTTCCCGGGACGTGCTCCTGGGGCTGGAAGGCGCGGGAGCGGCACGGTACTTCGGGGCGCTGCCGTATCTTCAAGGCGAGGACGTGGACCCGCGTCTGCGTTTCGATGGGCGCAACCGGCGGCCACCGAGAGACCGGTTCAACGCGGTGCTCGGTTTCTTGTATGGGATGGTGCACCGTGAGGTGGATGCGGCCATCCGGTCCGTGGGACTGGATGTGGCGTTCGGCTTCTACCACCAGCCTCGGGGCTCGGCGGGTCCGCTGGGCCTGGATGTGATGGAGCTGTTTCGTGTGCCGTTGGCGGACATGCCGCTGGTGGCATCGGTGAACCGGCGGACGTGGGACGTGGAGGCGGACTTCGAGGTGACGTCCGAGCACGTCTGGCTCAGCAAGGCGGGGCGGGCGAAGGCCATCGAGCTGTACGAGCGCCGCAAGCGGGAGACGTGGAAGCACAACGTGTTGGGGTATTCGCTCAGCTATGCGCGGCTGGTGGAGCTGGAGGTGCGGCTGCTGGAGAAGGAGTGGACGGGCAAGCCGGGGCTGTTCGCGACGTTCCGCTTGAGGTGA
- the cas2 gene encoding CRISPR-associated endonuclease Cas2, which produces MAEPRRWYLITYDIRDPRRWRKVYALLKGYGEWLQLSVFRCSLTDRDREKLRWELARRMDAVDTLLVIGRCGGCVERVRAINAKEDWPEEPALFKVL; this is translated from the coding sequence ATGGCCGAGCCGAGGCGTTGGTATCTGATTACGTATGACATCCGCGACCCCAGACGCTGGCGGAAGGTGTACGCCCTGCTGAAGGGGTATGGGGAGTGGTTGCAGCTCTCGGTGTTTCGCTGCTCGCTGACGGACCGGGACCGCGAGAAGCTGCGCTGGGAGCTGGCGCGCCGGATGGATGCCGTGGATACGTTGCTGGTGATTGGGCGCTGTGGCGGGTGCGTGGAGCGCGTGCGGGCCATCAACGCGAAGGAGGATTGGCCGGAGGAGCCCGCACTTTTCAAGGTGCTGTGA